In Bradyrhizobium sp. WBOS07, the genomic window CGCAAGCGCGCCTATCAGCGGCTCGGCATCTCCTCGCAGAGCGAGCTGTTTGCGATCGTGCTGCGGCTGCTCACGCGCAGCCTGAACTGAGGCTGCCGTCGAGAACGGGCCGGCCCTCGCGATCATGTCGTGCAGGCCCTCGCCGTGGCGAAGATCCGGCTTGGACTCGGGTCGCCGCTTCGGCGTCATCGGCAGCCAGAACGGCCCACTCCGGTTGCCTGATGCGGGCGCCCTTCGTGAACGGCTGCGTCCATTTCGTAGGCGAGCGCTTGCCCCATCAAACAACGTTAGGTGCAACCGATCGTGCAATCCGTTGTCAGGTTGTTCCGATCCAGATGCGACGATAGTTGCATATGAGGTCGCGCCGGATTGCCGACGTAATCTATGGTAGTGCTCCGTGGCAGCGGCGTGCCGAGATGAGCGCACGTTGGACTATGTCGATGCCGCATTGACGCGGGCGACGGCGCCGCAACCGCTCGCCGCCAACTTCCCTGACGCCGTCACTTCGTCCGCAACTCTGGCCTCGGCTCTGGAGATCCTGTCCGCGAGTCAAGCGCTCTCGATCGACGAACAGTTCCGGCGCGCGATGGATGCCATGGCAGAGCCGGCATCGACGAGCAAGCCGGACGCAACGCGTGATAGAGCAGACGCCGCTGTTCCGTCGTACCCTGGCGTCAACGCGGACACTTGGGTTGGGCGCCTGGCGAGCGGTGAGGGTGCAACGGACCGGCCGCCCACGCTCCTCGCGCTGATGCGACAGGAGATGTCGGCGTTCGGCGCCAACGCCGGTGCGGCCGATTGCGCTTGGCGCAAGGACACGGCAGCGCATCCGGTAGATTTCTTCGCCGGCTGACCCTGCCTGTGCCTGCCGTATCAACAAGCCCGCCGGATTCCTGATCGGCCTGCCGCCCGTTCTCAGACGAGCTCGATGTCGCCGGGATAGCCGGCATCACTCAGCTTCTCAAAGAAGGCTCCGGTCAGGATATGCCGGGGCTCCGGCAATCCCCCTGGTGTTCCCCAGGCGCAGCCGGTGCTCCGACATGCTTTCATGTCGTACACGAAGGCGGCGGCGAGATCGATCAGGATCTCCCGCCAGGTGACGACATAGACGTCGTCGCGAATCTTCCAATAGCTTGCCTCGTCCGTCCCGCAATCGCCCCTGCGCATGCCCTTCAGGCACTGATAGGAGTACCAGCGCGTGTTCAGGTAGATGTGCTCGTAAACCGTGTCCTCGCTGTAGCGGTAGATCGCTCGTGTTCCGATCAGATCGCGCGTCGGCTCGGGGGCAGGGAGTTGCGGGCGCGACGGGGAGCCGCCAAGCCGTCCCTTCGTGAACCGCTGGGTCACGCGGGTCTTTCTCGCGAAGGGCTGCCGATCGTCGGCGAGTTGCGATGCAATGAAGACCGCATGATGAGTGCTCAGGTCCAGGATGATGGCCATCGTCTCACGGGTGCGCGGCGGCAGCATCGCCACGATGAGAAGCACGTCTGGCGCGGCCTCGACCACATCGACAGGACACAGGCCGCTCCGACCCAGCGCAAGGCCGGGTAGCCCGCTCCACCGCAACGCTCCATCGGACAGGAATTCGAGCGCTGCCTTCCCGTCGGCTTCGAGCGATATTTCCAGGGCCTGCCCCACCAGGCGATCCGTGCTTGCCTGGCGATTGACCGAGAGCCCGCTCGCAACAGCATTGGAGGACGGCGGAGCACCGGATGCCGGGCGCCCGCCGGCCGCGGCGTCGACCGGAAAGCTTTCGCCGACGAGACGCTCCGACAAGGCCCAAACGGCCTCGGCGTGGACGTGATCGAGGGCCCACGGCATGATCCCGTTCGGCAGACGCGGATCCGGGTTCACCTCGGAGAACCCGCAATCTTCCAGAAAGCGGCCGCCTTGCCCGTCCAGCTCGGGATGAACCAGCGCCCAGACCATCGTCGCGGCTCCGGCGGCCAGACTTTTGCGCGGAAGG contains:
- a CDS encoding SDR family NAD(P)-dependent oxidoreductase, translating into MNRSFGFNRETTAEEVLADIDLSGKVYLVTGASSGLGRETARVLASRGASIIMAVRSLEKGEAAAAAIKSTIPDAKLDIRQVDLASLASVRGFTEGVAAGYSGLDGIVANAGVMAIDHALTSDGFEMQFGANHLGHFLLVNRLAPLLKARAPSRLVVMTSGAHRLHNVDLDDPNFHHKPYDRWDAYGQSKSANALFALAFDARHRNEGVRAFTVAPGIITDTNLHHHLTQDDFAPLRARQPEVSNLPRKSLAAGAATMVWALVHPELDGQGGRFLEDCGFSEVNPDPRLPNGIMPWALDHVHAEAVWALSERLVGESFPVDAAAGGRPASGAPPSSNAVASGLSVNRQASTDRLVGQALEISLEADGKAALEFLSDGALRWSGLPGLALGRSGLCPVDVVEAAPDVLLIVAMLPPRTRETMAIILDLSTHHAVFIASQLADDRQPFARKTRVTQRFTKGRLGGSPSRPQLPAPEPTRDLIGTRAIYRYSEDTVYEHIYLNTRWYSYQCLKGMRRGDCGTDEASYWKIRDDVYVVTWREILIDLAAAFVYDMKACRSTGCAWGTPGGLPEPRHILTGAFFEKLSDAGYPGDIELV